A stretch of the Theileria equi strain WA chromosome 1, complete sequence genome encodes the following:
- a CDS encoding hypothetical protein (encoded by transcript BEWA_028030A), producing the protein MGFNVSGLRRFLHQMPTVYFLLFIISMSVSIILVNSGEKVFKMYTSCHGDEVFDITWIGVLILLQCLLSLPSLDRHGNEEYSKSTTSVILEDESDMSNKIGYTADSSNITIRYASELQDQPTATASINSGAQGSYSEKHYKTSVSKIKDNRVGSISQEDTCGYIDGVSESVLRGQNKKEEQEQKSSGTKCSALNNWFNARFGICWNSLWMLFYNLIIFLGIHSSLLASRIHGNIDLNKYALETCSHLSVFQFSLMSPTLKFPLISESVFMITYLSFAVHELVVRKAENSFLIKNFIGRHYFKESMLLGSIRLIVQVGIFSGNIFLICFCITCGYGSPMHVLVGFSLSMLVLWVNSHLSQILQLTHLRDMRSATLDFNWLWSIMSAFVLWLCGFLFYASVYGIPYYSLYLYIHPVAWILFLSLTFYKGSQIFAWRNIPQGWVPTFS; encoded by the coding sequence TTTCTCCACCAAATGCCTACCGTCTATTTTCTACTCTTTATCATATCAATGTCGGTATCTATCATACTGGTCAACTCTGGAGAAAAAGTTTTCAAAATGTATACATCCTGCCATGGCGACGAGGTGTTCGACATAACGTGGATTGGAGTATTGATTCTTTTACAGTGTCTCCTATCACTACCCTCGTTGGATAGACACGGAAACGAAGAGTACTCAAAATCCACAACATCAGTCATCTTGGAAGATGAATCAGATATGTCAAACAAGATAGGATATACCGCCGATAGCAGTAATATAACAATCAGGTATGCTTCGGAGTTGCAAGATCAGCCTACCGCCACTGCATCTATTAACAGTGGAGCACAGGGCTCTTATTCTGAGAAGCATTACAAGACGAGTGTTAGTAAGATAAAAGATAATCGTGTGGGATCTATATCACAAGAGGATACCTGCGGATATATAGATGGTGTGTCAGAGTCAGTTTTACGTGGACAGAACAAAAAGGAAGAGCAGGAACAAAAGTCATCTGGAACCAAGTGTTCAGCGCTAAATAACTGGTTTAATGCAAGATTTGGGATATGTTGGAACTCATTATGGATGCTCTTTTACAATTTGATTATATTCCTTGGAATACATTCCTCGCTGCTGGCTTCAAGGATACATGGAAACATTGACTTAAACAAATATGCACTGGAAACCTGTTCACACCTATCAGTGTTTCAGTTCTCATTAATGTCCCCTACTCTAAAATTCCCGCTTATAAGTGAATCGGTATTCATGATAACCTATTTGTCTTTTGCGGTCCATGAGCTTGTGGTTCGCAAGGCTGAAAACTCATTTCTAATCAAAAATTTCATAGGAAGGCACTATTTCAAGGAATCAATGTTACTAGGTTCTATACGTTTAATTGTACAAGTCGGTATCTTTTCTGGAAACATATTTCTCATTTGCTTCTGTATAACATGTGGCTATGGCTCTCCAATGCATGTCCTAGTTGGCTTTTCTCTCTCTATGCTGGTCCTATGGGTAAACTCTCACCTGTCTCAGATTTTACAACTCACACATCTGAGAGATATGAGGTCTGCAACACTAGATTTCAACTGGCTTTGGTCCATCATGAGTGCTTTTGTGCTATGGCTCTGTGGCTTTTTATTTTATGCGTCCGTATATGGGATCCCTTATTACTCACTCTATCTATATATACACCCTGTAGCGTGGATTCTCTTCTTGTCCCTCACATTCTACAAGGGAAGCCAAATCTTTGCCTGGAGGAACATACCTCAGGGGTGGGTACCCACCTTTAGTTAA